The genomic region TTTGACCAGATTATCGAAGTCGTCCGCAAAGTACCGGATTCACAAGTCATGGCGGATTTGGACGCCACCGTCGCCTGGGCCAAAGCCACCAAAAAAGGTGAGACTAAACGCCTTGGAATTACTGGATTTTGCTGGGGTGGCCGTGTGGTCTGGCTCTATAGCGCCCATAATCCACAGGTCAAAGCTGGTGTCGCCTGGTATGGCCGGCTGGTAGGGCAACCCTCAGACCTCAATCCCAAACATCCGGTTGATATTGCGGCGTCGCTGAAAGTGCCGGTATTGGGGCTCTATGCCGAGAAAGACAAAGGCATCTCACTTGAATCCGTCGAGCAAATGCGCAAACAGTTGAAGTCACCGTCTGAGATTGTGGTTTTTCCTGGGGTAGATCACGGCTTCCATGCCGATTACCGTCCGACTTACAACAAAGAAGCCGCCCAGGATGGCTGGAAGCGACTGCTGGCGTGGTTTAAGAAACACGGCGCGGCGTGAAGTGACAAGGTGACTTTTTGACAAAATGACAGGATGACTTTTTGACAAAATGACAATTTGTCACCTGGTCACCTTGTCATTTGTCACCTTGTCATTTTGTCACCTTGTCACCTTGTCACCCTGTCATTGGTCACCCTGTCATTGGTCACCCTGTCACTCGTCAGTTTTCTTCCACTTCGGAAAATTCGGCGTCAATAATGTTGCTATCAACAACTGGCGCCGTGGATTGGGTAGGCTCGGGTGAAGAGGACGATGGTGTTTCGGGTGATGGGTTGCGATTGTTGACTCCGGCGGCTTCGGCTTCCATATCACGAATGCGGGCTTCGACATCCTTGTAGCGATACCCTTCGACCCCTTCATACACCGGGTCAACGCCATTGGTGGCTTTCATAACCGACTCAATATCCACAATCTGGGCAAAGGCATGACACAGACCTGCCCGAAGCATTGACCAGTGGCCCAACGCCAGCGCATTTTCGCGGATTTCATTGATATCGGGATTGGTTGAAAGCTGGTGCCGCTGAAGTTCTGGATTCCAGATTTCGAAAATTCCGATTCGGCCCCGGTATCCACCAATGCAGTGCGGACAACCCTCTTTATTGGCTCGTTTCGGACGAAACGAATGCAACGGAACCTGCCAGTATTCCAAAATGGCTTTTAAGCGGGGGTACTTTTTCCAGAGCAGTTCCCAATCTTCCGGGATCGCGCATTCGCGGCACAGGCGTGGAAGCAGACGTTGATAAATGACCGCAATCAGGGTTTCGCTGATTTCATTGGGGCTGATTCCATATTTTGAAAGGCGCGGAATGACTTGAAATGGATTCCGAATGTGAATCGTGGCCTGGGTGTAAATCCCGGTATCAGCAGCCATAAAGGCAAACCGGGCGGTTTCCGGGTCGCGGATTTCCGTCATTTGAATGCCTTGAAAATTGCTCCGTAACAAAGCGGGCAGGTAGTCGGTGGCCTGTTTTTTGGCCGATACGCTGACCTGGTACATTGAGGGAACCCCGACTTCAACCGGATCTTCGATACTGGCAAACCGTTTGCCTTTGTAATTTTGCTGGAGCAAGGCGGTAATGGCTTTCAGCGTCCCGTTTTTCCCGCTGTTGGTGGGACCACCAACCAGCAGCAGACCATCAGTGGCCGCCGCGATTTTTTCGTGGATCATTTCGATTTGAAACGGCAAAAAGCCAAGCTCTTCAATTGGGCGAATTTCTTCATCATCTCGAAATAGTCGAAACGTCACTCCTGAAAGTTCAGCCCGGCGATTGAGGGTATCTTCCTTGGGCAAGATATTGACCCGACCATCAAACGCGAGTCGGCGGCCTTCCAGCACAAAATCAAATCGAATATGTCCATCGTGTGGAACATCCCGCTCCAGGCTGGAGATTCGGGCATCCTGGCGAATGAGATTCATAATGGAGTGATAGGTATCAACATCTATCGGATATGGTTTTTCCGGGTGCCAGTCGCCGTCAATACACACTTCGTGACAGAGCTGGCGGCGTGAGAGGTCATAAAACATCCGAATGTCCGAGGCTTTGCGCACATAGGCGCGTCCCACGACCGTATTGATCATATTACGAGTTTCCGTGGGTAAAAGCGGTTTACGCCGATCCTGTCCAAGCCCAGAGAATTGTTCGCGTTCGGCCCTGACCCGCTGCACCTGAGTCCGAATTTTTAAATCGGATTGTTCTTTCACCTGATGATCTGGAAAAACTTTATTGAGCTCGTTTTTCAAAACCATTGGGGTGACCCGACGGGGTTTAAACAAGGTCAGCGTTCCGGCTGAACTGCGTGGGATCCCCACCGCCACCGCCACCGCCTCGCGAAACAATTTTTGCTGAAAGCGTTCTCTGAGAAATTTTTCACCGTTCCCATCGGTACACAGGGCATAGATGATGGTGCCCGATGCCCGCTCTAATAACACCCCCATCCGTTCGGATTCAGCGCGCGGCAAAATGCTGGCCAGGGTGGTGTTGATTCGGATCTCTAAATTGGCCGGATACGTCCGCTCAATGGCTTTCACAATGACTTCTTCAGGATGGACCTGAGTTCTGACCGTTATCCGTGCAATTTCGATCAGCGTCAATTTGGCCACTCGACACAATTCGCGCTGGAAGTCAGGTTGGGTCAACCGTTCCTGAAGGTATCGCCGTCCTTCCTCATTGGAAACGGCAGCTTCCAATTCGCGCGCTGAAATTGAGAGCAAGAGGACCCGGTGGGTCAGGGCCTCGGCGATGGGAAGCGCCACCGCCAGTTGCGAATTCCCACGGAGCGTGGGGCGAATCAGGGCAAGAGCTTTGCTGGTCAGCGAGGACATACTCAATTTCCCTTAATTGGTCAAAGATTCTGAGATGATACCAGTTCGTAGTCAGTAGTCAGTAGTCAATAGTTCACTAAGTTTATTTGATTGAACTCTTTAGACTATTTCCTAATACAAGGATTCCATTGCAAATTGGTTTATACCATTTGGGGATGAACCCTTCAGTATTACGGGAAAGCTAAATGATTGAAAGACTTGTATTCCCCTCAGCCCTTAGCCCAATACCCTCAGCCCACAATGGTATTTTTACCTTTTGTTACTTTGGCACCACGGCATTGGCTTCAGCCACCGCCTCTTTGGTTGGTAAATCAATAGGCGTAGCCGCGGATAATTCCATCACAATCGTTGACTGGGCCGGAAGTGATTCAAGTTTTTGGGTGCGAATCAAAATGATCTGAGGGTAAAACGCCAGGGCGCGCAAGAACCCTAATTGCCCCTGGAAGCGGCCACCCAGATGGATCTTGAGCGGTGACTCA from Acidobacteriota bacterium harbors:
- the tadA gene encoding Flp pilus assembly complex ATPase component TadA, translating into MSSLTSKALALIRPTLRGNSQLAVALPIAEALTHRVLLLSISARELEAAVSNEEGRRYLQERLTQPDFQRELCRVAKLTLIEIARITVRTQVHPEEVIVKAIERTYPANLEIRINTTLASILPRAESERMGVLLERASGTIIYALCTDGNGEKFLRERFQQKLFREAVAVAVGIPRSSAGTLTLFKPRRVTPMVLKNELNKVFPDHQVKEQSDLKIRTQVQRVRAEREQFSGLGQDRRKPLLPTETRNMINTVVGRAYVRKASDIRMFYDLSRRQLCHEVCIDGDWHPEKPYPIDVDTYHSIMNLIRQDARISSLERDVPHDGHIRFDFVLEGRRLAFDGRVNILPKEDTLNRRAELSGVTFRLFRDDEEIRPIEELGFLPFQIEMIHEKIAAATDGLLLVGGPTNSGKNGTLKAITALLQQNYKGKRFASIEDPVEVGVPSMYQVSVSAKKQATDYLPALLRSNFQGIQMTEIRDPETARFAFMAADTGIYTQATIHIRNPFQVIPRLSKYGISPNEISETLIAVIYQRLLPRLCRECAIPEDWELLWKKYPRLKAILEYWQVPLHSFRPKRANKEGCPHCIGGYRGRIGIFEIWNPELQRHQLSTNPDINEIRENALALGHWSMLRAGLCHAFAQIVDIESVMKATNGVDPVYEGVEGYRYKDVEARIRDMEAEAAGVNNRNPSPETPSSSSPEPTQSTAPVVDSNIIDAEFSEVEEN
- a CDS encoding dienelactone hydrolase family protein — encoded protein: MHEDLISLLPKTEFTRREFVVTSLAAGFALAVQPVSAQTITTDTTGLIAGEVKIPVKDGEMPAYRAMPEKGKAFPVVLVVQEIFGVHEHIRDVCRRFAKAGYLAVAPELYARQGDVSKLSNFDQIIEVVRKVPDSQVMADLDATVAWAKATKKGETKRLGITGFCWGGRVVWLYSAHNPQVKAGVAWYGRLVGQPSDLNPKHPVDIAASLKVPVLGLYAEKDKGISLESVEQMRKQLKSPSEIVVFPGVDHGFHADYRPTYNKEAAQDGWKRLLAWFKKHGAA